From a region of the Pedosphaera parvula Ellin514 genome:
- a CDS encoding carbohydrate porin yields the protein MKTNLMKLALTGTLALSAVGVVQAQSDSKSSGSNTDQQNGSAAAPAGLLPVPDYSTDIWTRQYLTGDWGGARTNLANKGVQLGVEWNQYVQSVVDGGRERATEYGGSFDYRLNLDLMRMGVLPGALIKFRAESRYGRSVNGIAGPILPVNSDAFFPNTGKLDQDIALAITDLNYTQFFSEHLGLFAGKLDILDADPNEFASGRGTSQFMNANFLFNPAVTLRLPYSSLGAGVVWMPIVPGTNGGVTIISMVINTADSSTTTGFNDFGKGQTWITEADFQYPLGHLPGGMNVGALYSFNQDFPKIRSRLVFLPGQGLVVPTQNYTWAVFCSGWQYLYTKESSYRPVDLLNGEPDRQGIGLFSRFGFADKQTNPTEWAVSVGVGGRGMIPTRDDDAFGIGYYYNNIQKLRLSGFLGLRNSAQGFECFYNVAVTPSCHATLDLQLVESGQSRVNTATILGLRASVDF from the coding sequence ATGAAAACCAACCTCATGAAGCTCGCGCTGACCGGGACGCTGGCACTGAGTGCGGTCGGAGTAGTTCAAGCACAATCAGATTCCAAATCATCGGGCAGCAATACTGATCAGCAAAATGGGTCGGCTGCAGCGCCTGCGGGGCTTCTGCCGGTTCCGGATTACTCGACTGATATCTGGACACGACAGTACCTGACTGGCGATTGGGGCGGTGCGCGCACGAACCTGGCCAACAAAGGCGTCCAGCTCGGGGTGGAATGGAATCAGTATGTCCAAAGCGTGGTTGATGGCGGGCGCGAACGCGCAACAGAATATGGCGGTAGCTTTGATTACAGGCTCAATCTAGACCTGATGCGCATGGGGGTATTGCCGGGAGCGTTGATTAAATTCCGAGCTGAATCGCGCTATGGTCGCTCGGTCAATGGTATTGCAGGGCCCATCCTGCCGGTCAACAGCGACGCTTTTTTTCCGAACACTGGCAAACTCGATCAGGATATAGCCCTCGCAATTACCGACCTCAACTACACCCAGTTCTTTTCTGAGCATCTGGGTTTGTTCGCAGGCAAGCTCGACATCCTTGATGCCGATCCTAATGAGTTCGCTTCGGGCCGCGGAACGAGCCAGTTCATGAACGCGAACTTTCTCTTCAACCCGGCGGTGACATTGCGGCTTCCTTACAGCTCGCTCGGTGCTGGCGTAGTGTGGATGCCAATTGTCCCCGGAACGAACGGCGGCGTCACCATCATTAGCATGGTCATAAACACAGCAGACTCGTCGACAACCACGGGCTTCAACGACTTTGGCAAGGGACAGACATGGATCACGGAGGCAGATTTTCAATATCCACTGGGACATCTTCCCGGCGGAATGAATGTCGGAGCCCTCTACTCCTTCAACCAGGATTTTCCCAAAATCAGAAGCCGACTGGTATTCCTGCCGGGGCAGGGGCTCGTTGTCCCCACACAGAACTACACATGGGCGGTCTTCTGTAGCGGATGGCAGTATCTTTATACAAAAGAATCGAGCTATAGGCCAGTTGACCTGCTCAATGGCGAGCCGGATCGCCAAGGCATTGGGCTTTTTTCACGTTTTGGCTTCGCTGACAAACAGACCAATCCTACTGAATGGGCCGTCAGTGTGGGCGTCGGCGGGCGCGGTATGATTCCAACACGCGATGATGATGCATTCGGCATCGGTTACTACTACAACAATATTCAGAAGCTTAGGCTTTCCGGCTTCCTGGGATTGAGAAACTCGGCTCAGGGATTTGAGTGCTTTTATAATGTCGCTGTCACACCGTCCTGCCACGCGACGTTAGACCTGCAGTTGGTGGAATCGGGGCAATCACGTGTGAACACGGCGACGATTCTTGGGTTGCGGGCGAGTGTTGATTTTTGA